A stretch of DNA from Thermus sp. LT1-2-5:
CACGAAGCCGGGGATAACCCGGTGCCAGACCACCCCGTCAAAGTAGCGGTGGAGGGCCAGGAAGACGAAGGAGTTCACCGTGTTGGGCGCTTCGTTTTCCAGGAGGTCCAGGAGGATCTCCCCCTTGGTGGTCCGGATGCGGGCGTAGTAGTCCTTGCCGGGTTCCAGCACCGGCTCCGGGGCCTTGAAGGTGCGCACCGGCTTTTCCGAAAGGTAGGGAAGGGGTTTCATGCTCTCACCCTTGCAGGCGCCCAGGAAGAGGAGGAAAAGGAGAAGAACGCGCACCCCCATAGCCTACACCCGGGGCAGGGTAATGCCCTTTTGCCCCTGGTACTTCCCCTTGCGGTCCTTGTAGGTGACCTCGGGCCTGGGACCTTCCAGGAAGACGATCTGCACGATGCCTTCCCCGGCGTAGACCTTGGCGGGGAGGGGGGTGGTGTTGGAGATTTCCAGGGTGACGTGGCCCTCCCAGCCTGGCTCCAAGGGGGTGACGTTGGCCACGATGCCGCAACGGGCGTAGGTGCTCTTGCCCAGGGCGATGGCGATGACGTTTTCCGGCATGCGGATGTACTCGATGCTCCGGGTGAGGGCGAAGGAGTTGGGGGGGATGATGACCTCTTCCCCCTCGTACTCCACGAAGCTCCGCTCGTCGAACCTCTTCGGGTCCACCACGGTGGAGAAGACGTTGGTGAAGATCTTCCACTCCGGAGCGGCCCTTAGGTCGTAGCCGAAGGAGGAAAGGCCGTAGCTTATGACCCCTTCCCGCACGAGCCTTTCCTCAAAGGGTTCGATCATTCCCTTTTGGGCCATCTCCCGGATCCACCAGTCCGGCTTAATCATGCCTTCAACTATAGCGGCTAGACTTTTCTTATGCGCAAGGCCTGGGCCCTCCTCCTTCTCTTGGCCGCCTGCGGCACCCAAGAC
This window harbors:
- the dcd gene encoding dCTP deaminase encodes the protein MIKPDWWIREMAQKGMIEPFEERLVREGVISYGLSSFGYDLRAAPEWKIFTNVFSTVVDPKRFDERSFVEYEGEEVIIPPNSFALTRSIEYIRMPENVIAIALGKSTYARCGIVANVTPLEPGWEGHVTLEISNTTPLPAKVYAGEGIVQIVFLEGPRPEVTYKDRKGKYQGQKGITLPRV